A segment of the Natrinema salaciae genome:
GCGCCCGCAGAGCAAAATTTCGGCACTAGTCCATCGCGATGTACGTTTGCGTGTCCTCGATGCCCTCGATGGCCTGGATGCGAGTGGCCGCGATCTCCTTTACCTCGGCCGGCGTCTCGACCTCGGTCTTCGCGATGAGGTCGACGTCGCCCGCGACGATGTGGGCCGACTGAACGCCGTCGATGGATTCGATGCTGTCTTTGAGTCGATCCGCCTCACCCGTGTTCGCCTTGATCATGATGAACGCTGTAACCATCAGTTGACACCTCCAGTGTCGGATTCGGACTCCCGATCCGGTCTCGAGTCCGAGTCCGCCTCGGAGTCCAATAGCTCCGCCGCCGAACTCGAGCCCGACCCTGCGTTTGCGGCCGCTCGGGTCGGCGACTCGCCGACCAGGAGCTGGCGCACCTGACTCAGGACGTCGAAGTCCGCGAGGACGACGAGCCGGTCGCCGTCCTCGATCGAAAGATCCTCGGTCGGGATCTCGAGGTGGCCCTCGCCCTTCCCGAAAGCGAGGAGGGTCGCGTCGGCGGGCAGGTGCAGTTCGCTGATCGTGTACCCGTTGACGGGGGCCGCGTCGGTGATCGTGAGTTCGACGACCTGCAGGTACGGGGCGATGTCGGCGATCGCGCGGATCGTGCCGCCCAGGAGGGCGTTTTTCGCGCCGATCGCGCCGAGCCGTTCGGGGTAGATGACCTCGTCGACCTGATCGGCGTACTTGCGGTAGATCCCCTCGCGGTAGGACTCGTCGATCCGCATGACCGTCCGACAGTCGTAGTGGTTGGCGATCATACACGCCGTGAAGTTGACGTTGAGGTCACCCGTGAGCGCACCGACGGCGTCGGCCTCGGTGACGCCGGCCTCCTCGAGGACCGTTTCGCGCGAGCCGTCGCCCTCGACGGTGGTGAACTCCTGATCGCGAGCGCGTCTGAGCGTCGGCTCGTCGCGTTCGACGATCGTCACCTCGTGGCCTTCGTCACGCAAGACGCGTGCTGTGCGCAGACCGACCCGTCCGGCCCCGATAATCACGAACCGCATGCAGAGGCGTACGCCGGCCCCAGTGAATAAGTTTGCCCCGAGTTACCGTGTGTCCAGATCGAACGGACGCGTGACTCGGACGACGACGGTTCCGGAAGAAGAGGCGATAAACGCCGCACTGAC
Coding sequences within it:
- a CDS encoding Lrp/AsnC family transcriptional regulator, with the protein product MVTAFIMIKANTGEADRLKDSIESIDGVQSAHIVAGDVDLIAKTEVETPAEVKEIAATRIQAIEGIEDTQTYIAMD
- a CDS encoding potassium channel family protein; amino-acid sequence: MRFVIIGAGRVGLRTARVLRDEGHEVTIVERDEPTLRRARDQEFTTVEGDGSRETVLEEAGVTEADAVGALTGDLNVNFTACMIANHYDCRTVMRIDESYREGIYRKYADQVDEVIYPERLGAIGAKNALLGGTIRAIADIAPYLQVVELTITDAAPVNGYTISELHLPADATLLAFGKGEGHLEIPTEDLSIEDGDRLVVLADFDVLSQVRQLLVGESPTRAAANAGSGSSSAAELLDSEADSDSRPDRESESDTGGVN